The following are encoded in a window of Providencia rettgeri genomic DNA:
- the sppA gene encoding signal peptide peptidase SppA, producing the protein MRQIWDILATIFKISWKALNFIREFVFNAIFLVLILIVIGSFALYQSGSEPEKNYYGALYVDLQGVVVDQVSAPDPFGRMSRELLGTSNNRMQENSLFDIVDTIRTAADDDRITGMVLRLDNLVSADQPSLAYIGKAIAQFKRKGKQVYAVGSHFTQPQYYLASFADDIYLTPQGSVGLNGFATNSIYYKSLLEKLKISSHIFRVGTYKSAVEPMMRDDMSPEARIANQQWLNALWNNYLEALATNRKMTTAQIFPGAEAIISQLRAVKGDSAQYALKQKLVDKIYTNQQVEDILSKHFGWNKEAKQFNNISIYDYSAKIADTTANQGGNIAVIVVQGAIMDGPQTPGIAGGDTIASQIRDARLDDNIKAIVLRVNSPGGSVSASDLIRSELASAHAAGKPVVVSMGGMAASGGYWVSTPADYIIASPNTLTGSIGIFGVINTFEKSLDSIGVYTDGVATSPLADISITKGINPQFADMMQITIENGYDTFINLVAKSRNKTPEQIDKIAQGRVWIGQDALKNGLVDQLGDFDDAVDKAAELAKLSDVQLNWMKPELSFMDQLLLELTSNVQVAMPDALQLFLPPAVATDIRQQAQFFLKMNDPQNRYAFCLNCAEIN; encoded by the coding sequence TGTATGTGGATTTGCAAGGTGTGGTGGTTGACCAAGTTTCTGCACCCGACCCATTTGGGCGCATGAGCCGCGAGTTATTAGGTACGTCAAATAACCGTATGCAAGAAAACTCGCTATTCGATATTGTTGATACCATTCGTACTGCTGCGGATGATGACCGTATTACAGGTATGGTTTTACGCCTTGATAACTTGGTCAGTGCAGATCAACCGTCCCTCGCTTATATCGGTAAAGCCATTGCGCAATTTAAGCGCAAAGGCAAGCAAGTCTACGCCGTAGGCAGCCATTTTACCCAACCCCAATATTATCTTGCCAGCTTTGCAGATGATATTTATCTCACCCCGCAAGGTTCAGTTGGCTTAAATGGTTTTGCAACAAACAGTATTTACTATAAGTCGCTGTTAGAAAAACTGAAAATTAGTAGTCATATTTTCCGCGTTGGCACATATAAATCCGCCGTTGAGCCCATGATGCGTGATGATATGTCCCCTGAAGCACGTATCGCTAACCAACAATGGTTAAATGCGTTGTGGAATAACTATTTGGAGGCTTTAGCGACCAACCGTAAAATGACCACAGCACAAATTTTCCCTGGCGCTGAGGCGATTATTAGCCAATTACGCGCCGTGAAGGGGGATAGTGCGCAATATGCATTAAAGCAAAAATTAGTGGATAAAATTTATACCAACCAGCAAGTTGAAGATATTCTCAGTAAGCACTTTGGTTGGAATAAAGAGGCCAAACAATTCAATAATATTAGTATCTATGATTACTCTGCGAAGATCGCAGACACTACGGCAAACCAAGGTGGTAACATCGCGGTGATCGTGGTGCAAGGCGCTATTATGGATGGTCCTCAAACGCCGGGCATTGCTGGAGGTGACACTATTGCCTCACAAATACGCGATGCGCGCCTCGATGATAACATCAAAGCCATAGTGTTACGTGTGAATAGCCCTGGGGGTAGCGTCAGTGCGTCTGACCTGATCCGCAGTGAATTAGCCTCAGCCCATGCCGCAGGTAAGCCCGTTGTTGTTTCGATGGGAGGAATGGCAGCGTCAGGAGGTTACTGGGTTTCAACACCGGCGGACTATATCATTGCGAGCCCGAACACACTTACGGGTTCCATTGGTATTTTTGGTGTGATCAATACGTTTGAAAAATCGTTAGATTCAATTGGGGTGTACACTGACGGTGTAGCCACCTCCCCACTTGCAGATATTTCCATCACCAAAGGGATTAACCCACAATTTGCCGATATGATGCAAATCACGATTGAAAACGGCTATGACACCTTTATTAATCTTGTGGCAAAATCACGGAACAAAACCCCTGAACAAATCGATAAAATTGCCCAGGGTCGTGTTTGGATCGGCCAGGATGCACTAAAAAATGGCCTTGTCGACCAGCTTGGTGATTTTGATGATGCTGTGGATAAAGCCGCAGAATTGGCTAAACTATCTGATGTGCAGTTAAACTGGATGAAACCGGAGCTATCCTTTATGGATCAGTTGCTACTTGAGTTAACCAGTAATGTACAAGTTGCGATGCCAGATGCGCTACAACTATTTTTACCCCCTGCGGTGGCGACGGATATTCGTCAACAGGCTCAATTTTTCTTAAAAATGAATGATCCACAAAACCGTTATGCATTTTGCTTAAACTGCGCTGAAATTAACTAA